From the genome of Abyssicoccus albus, one region includes:
- a CDS encoding RluA family pseudouridine synthase has protein sequence MQQQFEFHIEEESGRIDKYLTEQNSDWSRSQIQDWIKLGLVTVNDKPIKPNYQVSNGDYIVVTEKEQQKIDLTPENLNLNIVYEDDDVAVVYKPKGMVVHPAPGHPTKTLVHGLLYQLKNLSGINGEIRPGIVHRIDMDTSGLLMVAKNDIAHRALVEQLVDKSVTRVYTALVHGVIPHNNGTIEAPIGRNPKERQEMAIVDDGKEATTHFNVLKRYENYTLVECILETGRTHQIRVHMKYIGYPLVGDPKYGPKKTMDTGGQMLHAGVIGFNHPTKNEYMEFESPLPDAFESVLKKLRPMT, from the coding sequence ATGCAACAACAATTTGAATTTCATATCGAAGAAGAATCTGGCCGTATTGATAAATATTTGACAGAGCAAAATAGTGACTGGTCAAGGTCTCAAATCCAAGATTGGATCAAGCTTGGCTTAGTGACTGTGAATGACAAACCAATTAAACCGAATTATCAAGTCAGTAACGGTGATTATATTGTAGTCACTGAAAAAGAACAGCAAAAAATTGATTTAACCCCTGAAAATTTAAATTTAAATATTGTTTATGAAGATGATGATGTGGCTGTAGTGTATAAACCGAAAGGTATGGTTGTTCATCCTGCACCAGGCCATCCAACGAAGACGTTAGTTCATGGTCTATTGTATCAGTTGAAAAATTTATCGGGGATTAATGGTGAAATAAGACCTGGTATTGTTCATCGAATTGATATGGATACTTCTGGACTATTGATGGTTGCTAAAAATGATATTGCACATAGAGCATTAGTTGAACAACTTGTAGACAAATCAGTGACTCGGGTCTATACGGCACTTGTTCATGGTGTAATACCACACAATAATGGAACGATTGAAGCGCCTATTGGTCGTAATCCGAAAGAGCGACAAGAAATGGCAATTGTGGATGATGGTAAAGAAGCGACAACACATTTCAATGTTTTGAAGCGTTATGAAAATTATACACTCGTTGAATGTATATTAGAAACGGGTAGGACACATCAAATTCGTGTTCATATGAAGTATATTGGATATCCACTTGTCGGAGATCCAAAGTATGGTCCGAAGAAGACGATGGATACGGGTGGACAAATGTTACATGCAGGAGTAATTGGTTTTAATCATCCGACAAAGAATGAATATATGGAATTTGAATCACCACTACCAGATGCATTCGAATCCGTATTAAAAAAATTACGTCCAATGACTTGA
- the pyrR gene encoding bifunctional pyr operon transcriptional regulator/uracil phosphoribosyltransferase PyrR gives MTISKVLDEKQMMRALTRMSHEILENNKGTQDLILVGIKTRGEYLATFIQQKIEQIEGIAVPIEHIDISGYRDDIDEKTREVYLKLNIDHQHVILIDDVLYTGRTVRAAMDALLDHGRPKKISLATLIDRGHRELPIRADFVGKNIPTSKEESIHVYVKEIDDLNEVSISKGIDK, from the coding sequence ATGACGATTAGTAAGGTACTTGATGAAAAGCAAATGATGCGTGCTTTAACACGTATGTCTCATGAAATTTTAGAAAATAATAAGGGCACTCAAGATTTAATACTTGTCGGAATTAAGACACGTGGTGAATATTTAGCTACATTCATTCAACAGAAAATTGAACAGATTGAAGGGATAGCTGTTCCAATTGAGCATATTGATATTTCAGGATATCGTGATGATATAGACGAAAAAACACGTGAAGTTTATTTAAAATTGAATATTGACCATCAACACGTCATATTAATTGATGATGTATTGTATACAGGTAGAACAGTTAGAGCTGCGATGGACGCATTGTTAGATCATGGTCGCCCAAAGAAGATATCACTCGCAACATTGATTGACCGAGGACATCGTGAACTACCAATCCGTGCTGATTTCGTTGGGAAGAATATTCCAACATCCAAAGAGGAATCTATACATGTCTACGTGAAGGAAATCGATGATTTAAACGAAGTTTCGATTTCTAAAGGGATAGATAAATAA
- the lspA gene encoding signal peptidase II, translated as MMKKYINAIVIILGVILIDQLSKLFIQRSMELGDSIKVIEDLFYITSHRNSGAAWGMLEGQMIFFYIMTVIVLGLLVYLFMYEAHSRLMQYGIALIIGGAIGNFIDRVLYQHVIDFIDVYIGTYDFPIFNVADSALTIGVILLFIHMMKDFISDKKEQKMKTK; from the coding sequence GATGAAAAAGTATATTAATGCAATCGTGATTATTTTAGGCGTTATATTGATCGATCAATTATCGAAATTATTCATCCAACGGAGTATGGAACTTGGTGATTCAATTAAAGTAATAGAAGATTTATTTTACATTACATCGCATAGAAACTCAGGTGCTGCATGGGGTATGTTAGAAGGCCAAATGATTTTCTTCTATATTATGACGGTGATTGTATTAGGATTACTCGTGTATTTGTTTATGTATGAAGCACATAGCCGACTAATGCAATACGGAATTGCACTCATTATTGGTGGAGCAATTGGAAACTTTATTGATCGTGTATTATATCAACATGTTATAGACTTTATTGATGTCTATATTGGAACATATGATTTTCCCATATTTAATGTTGCCGATAGTGCGTTGACCATTGGAGTAATATTATTGTTTATTCATATGATGAAAGATTTTATATCAGACAAAAAAGAACAGAAAATGAAAACAAAGTAG